The Bradysia coprophila strain Holo2 chromosome IV, BU_Bcop_v1, whole genome shotgun sequence genome includes a region encoding these proteins:
- the LOC119066712 gene encoding putative RNA polymerase II subunit B1 CTD phosphatase RPAP2 homolog, translated as MTSVENKSSSATPKKSPRPVRKQKRISKLSKEQLELALRKKRECNSKALKIVEELIEHHIDHNSFIEKLQNINQSHYDDIVEERSITKICGYPLCEEVLTDIPSKQFHISTTTNKVYDITERKKFCSNSCFKSSNYLKEQLLTSPLWLRDQETLPDIKLLPHKRQERDDGQDKDILITKLTSMTLKDDGGDEDLKS; from the exons ATGACTAGTGTTGAAAACAAATCATCTTCTGCCACTCCCAAAAAAAGTCCCAGACCAGTTCGCAAACAGAAACGAATTTCAAAACTTAG CAAAGAACAGCTAGAACTTGCACTACGAAAGAAACGGGAATGCAATTCAAAAGCGTTGAAAATCGTCGAGGAATTAATTGAGCATCATATCGATCACAATTCATTCATAGAAAAG CTGCAGAACATCAACCAAAGTCACTACGATGACATTGTTGAAGAGCGATCGATCACGAAAATTTGTGGTTATCCTTTGTGTGAAGAGGTCTTGACTGA CATACCATCAAAACAGTTCCACATCTCTACGACAACGAACAAAGTGTACGACATTACTGAACGAAAGAAATTCTGCAGCAATTCATGCTTTAAATCGTCCAATTATCTGAAAGAACAACTACTGACGAGTCCGCTGTGGCTGCGCGATCAAGAAACTTTGCCCGATATCAAATTGCTGCCACACAAGCGTCAGGAACGGGATGATGGACAAGATAAAGACATTCTTATAACAAAGCTAACTTCAATGACATTAAAAGATGATGGCGGTGATGAGGatttgaaaagttga